The following are encoded in a window of Strigops habroptila isolate Jane chromosome 9, bStrHab1.2.pri, whole genome shotgun sequence genomic DNA:
- the PGPEP1L gene encoding pyroglutamyl-peptidase 1-like protein produces MQTSQSEGKKGAPNEEVCHTYMNYNTVGTERQEVFTFWNIDFMDSNSNSVVVTGFGPFRQYLVNSSWEAVKELSKRGLGNNIDLRTMQLPVAYQKAKEQIFKIWTTLKPLLTVHVGLASAAKGLIILEQCGKNKGYQEMDACGFLPEGACCMLDGPEKIESAINMKTLWKNISVEEIEIIFSRDAGRYICDYTYYASLYYGNGRAAFIHVPPLSPSVTADFLGKALQTIILEMLKQCGEEME; encoded by the exons ATGCAGACCTCGCAGTcggaaggaaaaaaaggtgcCCCAAATGAAGAAGTTTGCCACACATACATGAATTATAATACTGTTGGAACTGAAAGACAAGAAGTTTTCACCTTCTGGAACATAGATTTCATGGATTCAAATTCCAACAGTGTGGTTGTAACtg gttttggtCCCTTTAGACAATACCTGGTTAATTCTAGCTGGGAAGCAGTGAAG GAGCTGTCCAAGAGAGGCCTTGGCAATAACATAGATCTCCGTACCATGCAGCTGCCGGTGGCTTACCAAAAAGCAAAGGAGCAAATCTTCAAGATATGGACAACTCTCAAGCCACTA CTTACTGTTCACGTTGGGCTGGCTTCAGCCGCCAAAGGACTCATCATCCTTGAGCAGTGTGGGAAGAACAAAGGCTACCAAGAGATGGATGCTTGTGGTTTTCTCCCAGAAGGTGCCTGTTGCATGCTAGATGGCCCGGAAAAGATTGAATCTGCAATTAATATGAAGACTCtctggaaaaacatttcagtggaAGAGATTGAGATAATCTTTTCTAGAGATGCAGGAAG GTACATCTGTGATTACACCTACTACGCTTCTCTGTACTACGGCAATGGAAGAGCAGCTTTCATCCATGTGCCTCCATTATCCCCATCGGTAACAGCAGACTTTCTAGGAAAAGCATTACAGACCATTATCCTAGAAATGCTGAAACAGTGTGGGGAAGAGATGGAGTGA